The Ornithinimicrobium faecis genome includes a window with the following:
- the fdhA gene encoding formaldehyde dehydrogenase, glutathione-independent gives MASNRGIAYLEPGKTEVQDIPYPEFELKDGPGVNPDNVGRPVPHGAILKVVTTNICGSDQHMVRGRTTAPQDLILGHEITGEVIETGPGVEFIKEGDICSVPFNIACGRCRNCKERATGICLNVNPDRPGSAYGYVDMGGWVGGQAEYVLVPYADWNLLKFPDRDQALAKIMGLTMLSDIFPTGFHGAVSAGTEVGSTVYVAGAGPVGLAAAASAQLLGAAVVIVGDLNEERLAQARSFGCETVDVSKGPVPDQLEQILGLPEVDCGVDAVGFEARGHGEQASTEQPAAVLNSLMDVTRAGGGLGIPGLYVTGDPGAATDAAKEGSLSIRLGLGWAKSHYFVTGQCPVMKYHRGLMQAILHDKVDIATAVNATKVSLDEAPQAYQDFDSGVAKKYVIDPHGMVS, from the coding sequence ATGGCCAGTAATCGCGGCATCGCCTACCTCGAGCCGGGCAAGACCGAGGTCCAGGACATCCCCTATCCCGAGTTCGAGCTCAAGGACGGCCCCGGCGTCAACCCGGACAACGTCGGCCGTCCCGTCCCGCACGGCGCGATCCTCAAGGTCGTCACGACCAACATCTGCGGCTCCGACCAGCACATGGTCCGGGGCCGCACCACTGCGCCCCAGGACCTGATCCTGGGCCACGAGATCACCGGCGAGGTCATCGAGACCGGGCCCGGCGTGGAGTTCATCAAGGAGGGCGACATCTGCTCGGTGCCCTTCAACATCGCCTGCGGCCGCTGCCGCAACTGCAAGGAGCGTGCCACCGGCATCTGCCTCAACGTCAACCCCGACCGGCCCGGCAGTGCCTATGGCTATGTCGACATGGGCGGCTGGGTCGGTGGCCAGGCCGAATACGTCCTGGTGCCGTATGCCGACTGGAACCTGTTGAAGTTCCCGGACCGGGACCAGGCGCTGGCCAAGATCATGGGCCTGACGATGCTCTCGGACATCTTCCCGACGGGTTTCCACGGCGCAGTCTCGGCCGGCACGGAGGTCGGGTCGACGGTGTATGTCGCCGGTGCCGGTCCCGTGGGCCTGGCGGCCGCAGCATCGGCCCAGCTGCTCGGAGCGGCGGTCGTGATCGTCGGTGACCTCAACGAGGAGCGGTTGGCGCAGGCCCGCAGCTTCGGGTGCGAGACGGTCGACGTGTCCAAGGGCCCGGTCCCCGACCAGCTCGAGCAGATCCTCGGGCTGCCCGAGGTCGACTGCGGCGTCGACGCGGTGGGCTTCGAGGCCCGCGGCCACGGTGAGCAGGCCAGCACCGAGCAGCCGGCAGCGGTGCTCAACTCGCTGATGGACGTCACCCGGGCCGGTGGCGGGCTCGGCATCCCCGGCCTCTATGTCACCGGCGACCCCGGCGCCGCCACCGACGCGGCCAAGGAGGGCTCGCTCTCGATCCGGCTCGGCCTGGGCTGGGCCAAGTCGCACTACTTCGTCACCGGCCAGTGCCCGGTGATGAAGTATCACCGCGGTCTGATGCAGGCGATCCTGCACGACAAGGTAGACATCGCCACGGCGGTCAACGCCACGAAGGTGTCCCTGGACGAGGCACCGCAGGCCTATCAGGACTTCGACTCCGGCGTGGCCAAGAAGTATGTGATCGACCCGCACGGCATGGTCAGCTGA
- a CDS encoding NUDIX hydrolase, whose protein sequence is MTSQPSTGPSLGEVAPGVLELTWSPGATVVTADVLPLLEQAFADGHHRVEARVPVGDRDTRIALQRAGLRPEGTARGRGMPSAGEPVDVTLLARLASDPEPGTRESFLAMLNATLPRTRVIAQGLIRDDQGRVLLCELTYKADWDLPGGVVDPHESPRHALEREVSEELGLALRAGPLLAVNWLPPYRQWDDAVLFVFDLGTVPDLIERARLEASELAAVHWVTAHDVGSHLAPYAARHLTTILGADASAGPLFLEDGSLVTHSFP, encoded by the coding sequence GTGACCTCCCAACCGTCCACCGGGCCCTCGCTGGGCGAGGTCGCCCCCGGGGTGCTCGAGCTCACCTGGTCACCCGGCGCGACCGTGGTCACCGCAGACGTGCTGCCCCTGCTGGAGCAGGCCTTCGCCGACGGGCACCACCGTGTCGAGGCACGGGTGCCGGTGGGAGACCGGGACACCCGCATCGCCCTGCAGCGTGCCGGTCTGCGACCGGAGGGCACTGCCAGAGGCCGCGGTATGCCGAGTGCCGGCGAACCCGTCGACGTCACCCTGCTGGCCCGGTTGGCTTCCGACCCCGAGCCGGGCACCCGGGAGTCCTTCCTCGCCATGCTCAACGCGACCCTGCCCCGGACCCGGGTGATCGCCCAGGGGCTGATCCGCGACGACCAGGGTCGGGTGCTGCTCTGCGAGCTGACCTACAAGGCTGACTGGGACCTGCCCGGGGGTGTCGTGGATCCCCACGAGTCACCCCGGCACGCCCTGGAGCGCGAGGTGTCGGAGGAGCTGGGGCTGGCGTTGCGCGCTGGGCCGTTGCTGGCGGTGAACTGGCTGCCGCCCTATCGGCAGTGGGACGACGCCGTGCTCTTCGTCTTTGACCTCGGGACGGTCCCTGATCTGATCGAGCGTGCTCGGCTGGAGGCCAGTGAGCTGGCCGCAGTGCACTGGGTGACGGCGCACGACGTGGGCTCTCACCTGGCGCCCTATGCCGCCCGCCACCTCACCACGATCCTGGGTGCCGACGCCTCAGCAGGCCCGCTGTTCCTCGAGGATGGCTCACTCGTGACTCACTCTTTCCCCTAG